Proteins from a genomic interval of Hornefia porci:
- a CDS encoding type II toxin-antitoxin system HicB family antitoxin codes for MLKVYPAIFHREDGFWVEFPDLAGCQSCGATLEETMEMATEALGLYLADLVENGKELPPATDISNLTVSDGFANYVSVDVNKYRRNTKAVKKTLSIPAWLAEEAEEKHVSLSKVLQDGLKEKFGY; via the coding sequence ATGTTAAAGGTATATCCCGCTATATTTCACAGAGAAGATGGCTTTTGGGTAGAATTTCCCGATCTCGCAGGCTGCCAATCCTGTGGAGCTACACTTGAGGAAACTATGGAAATGGCAACAGAGGCATTAGGTTTGTATCTGGCCGATCTTGTCGAAAATGGCAAGGAACTTCCACCAGCAACCGATATTTCAAACTTAACTGTCTCTGATGGCTTTGCGAACTATGTAAGTGTCGATGTAAACAAGTACCGTCGCAATACAAAAGCCGTTAAGAAGACGTTATCCATACCGGCATGGCTTGCGGAAGAAGCCGAAGAAAAGCATGTGAGCTTGTCAAAGGTTTTACAGGACGGGCTTAAAGAAAAGTTTGGATACTAA
- a CDS encoding type II toxin-antitoxin system HicA family toxin — MKGKELVKLLQRNDWEIDRIHGNHYIMKKSNETETIPVHNTGIPKGLLNAIMKRRGLK, encoded by the coding sequence ATGAAGGGAAAAGAACTTGTAAAACTTCTTCAACGTAATGACTGGGAAATCGACAGAATCCACGGCAACCACTACATTATGAAAAAGAGCAATGAAACTGAAACAATTCCCGTTCATAACACGGGCATTCCAAAAGGTTTATTAAATGCAATAATGAAACGGAGAGGGCTTAAATAG
- a CDS encoding choice-of-anchor I family protein, whose protein sequence is MSKMRKASALMLAAMMSVTVLPAQAAFADTSAEAQGFDNGKGVNLTKIGSCVSGISDKDGGVAEIVAYDKDNNNAWVVNGATGKLDILSMGNVTGARSDAMTATSIDISGKAAQAESTFTYGDMTSVAVSTKDDLVAVALQDKSYDKRGYIAFLRKNGDFLGMVPAGFQPDMVTFTPDGNTVLAANEGEPRNGIGSGITDPKGSVSVIRVNHENPAASESEDADFTAFDSKRDELVQQNIILSKGTAPSEDLEPEYIAASNTRAYVTLQEANAVAVLNLETGSYDGVYSLGYKDLSKESNAIDVLEDDKYEAAVYPDAVGAYMPDGIAAWESGGQQYIATANEGDAREWGDYTNEDKVTITSAAGTEAKKVRAIKADVTDGLPEGKTVLFGGRSFSIYKVEDSGLKQVYDSGNEFEKKTAETLASYFNCSNDDNLIDSRSRKKGPEAENVTIGTVNGKTYAFIGLERIGGIMAYDVTNPEKAQYSNYINSRDFSEDPAKLGEGVESLKGDVAPEGLAFVSASDSPSKTPILLSAFEVSGTVAAYAVGELPKAQTAPAVKKSVMSFRTLKAASVKQTATSVKLSWEKVSGAEKYTVYASEYGKTKKLEKLTTTSGTGLTVKQITSGKLKKGKYYRFVVIATDGEGKAIAKSRPVYASTKGGRYTNVSKVNIQSRTKAKTALKKLKAGKSYTIKARQTKASSRLTLKNCRGIKYETSNSKIAAVSSRGKITGKSKGVCYIYAYAQNGVYTRLKVTVR, encoded by the coding sequence ATGAGTAAGATGAGGAAGGCGTCGGCTCTGATGCTGGCGGCCATGATGTCTGTGACTGTTTTACCGGCGCAGGCGGCGTTTGCGGACACGTCCGCAGAGGCTCAAGGCTTTGACAACGGCAAGGGAGTGAATCTGACGAAGATCGGCTCCTGTGTTTCGGGAATTTCAGACAAGGACGGCGGCGTAGCTGAGATAGTTGCATACGACAAAGACAACAACAACGCGTGGGTGGTCAACGGCGCTACGGGAAAGCTGGATATCCTGAGCATGGGGAATGTGACCGGAGCCAGGTCTGATGCGATGACCGCAACGTCCATCGACATCAGCGGGAAGGCGGCGCAGGCCGAGAGCACGTTCACCTATGGAGACATGACCTCTGTTGCGGTAAGTACAAAGGACGATCTGGTGGCGGTGGCGCTGCAGGACAAATCGTATGACAAGCGCGGGTATATCGCGTTCCTGAGGAAAAACGGAGACTTCCTAGGAATGGTTCCGGCGGGATTCCAGCCGGATATGGTGACCTTCACGCCGGATGGCAATACTGTGCTGGCGGCAAATGAGGGAGAGCCGAGAAACGGAATCGGCAGCGGAATCACCGATCCGAAGGGTTCCGTGTCTGTGATTCGTGTCAACCATGAAAACCCTGCGGCAAGCGAATCCGAGGATGCTGACTTCACAGCTTTTGACAGTAAGAGAGACGAGCTGGTGCAGCAGAATATCATTCTGAGCAAGGGCACCGCCCCTTCCGAAGATCTGGAGCCGGAATACATTGCGGCGAGCAACACCAGGGCCTATGTCACTCTGCAGGAGGCCAATGCAGTCGCGGTGCTGAATCTTGAAACCGGAAGCTATGACGGTGTGTATTCCCTGGGATATAAGGATCTGAGCAAGGAAAGCAACGCCATCGATGTTCTTGAGGACGACAAATACGAGGCCGCCGTCTATCCGGATGCGGTCGGTGCGTACATGCCGGACGGCATTGCAGCCTGGGAATCCGGCGGGCAGCAGTACATCGCGACGGCTAATGAAGGAGACGCCAGAGAATGGGGAGATTATACGAATGAAGATAAGGTGACCATTACTTCCGCAGCCGGAACCGAGGCGAAGAAAGTTCGCGCGATTAAGGCGGATGTTACCGATGGACTTCCTGAAGGGAAAACAGTTTTGTTCGGCGGCCGGTCCTTCTCGATATACAAAGTTGAGGACAGCGGTCTGAAGCAGGTTTATGACAGCGGAAATGAATTCGAGAAGAAGACAGCAGAGACTCTGGCTTCCTACTTCAACTGCTCCAATGACGATAACCTCATCGACAGCCGTTCCCGCAAGAAGGGACCGGAGGCCGAAAACGTAACCATTGGAACTGTGAACGGAAAAACCTATGCGTTCATCGGCCTGGAGCGGATCGGCGGCATTATGGCTTACGACGTGACAAATCCGGAGAAGGCGCAGTACAGTAATTACATCAACAGCCGTGATTTCAGCGAGGATCCGGCGAAGCTGGGCGAGGGCGTCGAATCCCTGAAGGGAGACGTCGCGCCGGAAGGACTTGCCTTTGTGAGCGCATCGGATTCACCGTCCAAAACCCCGATTCTGCTGAGTGCATTCGAGGTAAGCGGCACCGTGGCGGCGTATGCCGTAGGAGAGCTGCCGAAAGCGCAGACCGCTCCCGCAGTGAAGAAAAGCGTCATGTCGTTCCGTACTCTGAAGGCGGCTTCGGTGAAGCAGACAGCGACCAGCGTGAAGCTTTCCTGGGAAAAGGTGAGCGGGGCGGAGAAGTATACTGTCTACGCTTCCGAATACGGCAAAACGAAAAAGCTGGAGAAGCTGACGACAACGTCAGGGACCGGTCTCACAGTGAAGCAAATCACATCCGGGAAGCTGAAGAAGGGTAAATATTACAGATTCGTTGTAATCGCAACAGACGGCGAGGGAAAGGCGATTGCGAAATCCAGACCCGTCTATGCGTCGACAAAGGGCGGCCGTTACACGAACGTCAGCAAGGTGAACATCCAGAGCCGCACGAAGGCCAAGACGGCCCTGAAAAAGCTGAAAGCCGGAAAATCCTACACGATTAAGGCCCGGCAGACCAAAGCGTCCTCCAGACTGACGCTGAAGAACTGCCGCGGAATCAAATACGAGACTTCCAACAGCAAGATTGCTGCTGTCAGCAGCAGGGGAAAGATCACCGGTAAGAGCAAGGGCGTGTGCTACATCTACGCATATGCACAGAACGGAGTGTATACAAGGCTTAAAGTAACCGTTCGCTGA
- a CDS encoding MalY/PatB family protein, whose translation MKYNFDEIIDRSNTNALNTDGWRSYIFGADKDRKFPYEDDEFVRMWVADMEFATAPPILDAIRNRLDRRILGYTGLTTDDYSDALSAWCRDRYGWDFPREQLVITGGVIPALYQAIEDLTEPGDKVLTLTPSYGFFAHAADYNQTELVVSALHNEDGYYSIDYRDLARKAADPAVKVLIFCNPHNPTGRVWNEDELRRLADIIVSNDLWVISDEIHCDLVRTGITHIPLGKIMPDYPRLITCMSASKTFNMAGMLFANAIIRDDRERRKFRSRNKLAGNLNPLSLAAHKAAYEEGGEWLRQLKEYLDENFRFVKEYFNSELPEAVCGIPESTYLDWVDLRPCFRNVQGGFDGTNLPLFFAENAGILLEGGDRLFVGSAEGFVRLNLAMPRSIVAAGVQRMVGAIKRR comes from the coding sequence ATGAAATACAATTTTGATGAGATTATCGATCGGAGCAACACAAATGCGCTGAACACCGACGGATGGCGGAGCTACATTTTCGGCGCAGATAAGGACAGAAAATTCCCTTATGAGGATGACGAGTTCGTTCGCATGTGGGTGGCGGATATGGAATTCGCAACGGCGCCACCGATCCTCGACGCGATTCGGAACCGGCTGGACAGGCGGATTCTCGGGTACACCGGACTTACCACGGACGATTACAGCGATGCTTTGTCCGCCTGGTGCCGCGACCGCTATGGATGGGACTTCCCCCGGGAGCAGCTCGTGATTACGGGAGGCGTGATCCCCGCGCTTTATCAGGCCATCGAGGATCTGACCGAGCCGGGGGACAAAGTCCTGACCCTGACCCCGTCCTACGGTTTTTTCGCTCACGCCGCCGACTACAACCAAACAGAGCTGGTTGTGTCTGCGCTTCACAATGAAGACGGGTATTATTCCATTGACTACAGAGATCTGGCCCGCAAAGCGGCGGATCCGGCGGTGAAGGTGCTGATTTTCTGCAATCCCCATAATCCGACGGGGCGAGTCTGGAATGAGGATGAGTTGCGACGTCTGGCTGATATTATTGTTTCCAATGATTTATGGGTGATTTCTGACGAGATTCACTGCGACCTCGTCCGCACCGGGATTACGCACATTCCGCTGGGGAAAATCATGCCGGATTATCCGAGACTGATTACCTGCATGTCTGCCAGTAAAACCTTCAATATGGCGGGGATGCTGTTTGCCAACGCGATTATCCGGGATGACCGAGAGCGCCGGAAATTCCGTTCCAGAAACAAGCTTGCCGGGAACCTCAATCCGCTGTCACTTGCCGCACATAAGGCGGCGTATGAAGAGGGAGGCGAGTGGCTCCGCCAGCTGAAGGAATATCTGGACGAGAACTTCCGGTTTGTAAAGGAATATTTTAACAGTGAACTTCCGGAGGCGGTCTGCGGAATCCCCGAGTCAACTTATCTTGACTGGGTGGATCTTCGTCCCTGTTTCCGGAACGTTCAGGGCGGTTTCGACGGTACGAACCTGCCGCTGTTCTTCGCGGAAAATGCCGGCATCCTGCTGGAAGGCGGAGACCGGTTGTTTGTAGGCAGCGCAGAAGGCTTCGTCCGACTGAATCTCGCAATGCCCCGGAGTATTGTCGCTGCCGGTGTACAGCGCATGGTCGGCGCAATAAAGCGCAGATAG
- a CDS encoding Uma2 family endonuclease — MLKIQELKALKREKGYTNEMLAELSGVPLGTVQKVLGGTTKAPRRETLMKLEHALTSAGSALLRESPFAYDAGAEGKQGNYTLEDYYNMPDERRVELIDGVIYDMTAPSTVHQFVTGAVFNQIFNVFMEHDGNCLPILSPIDVQLDGDEQTDEREMRKQTVVQPDLIILCDPRKNAGGRICGAPDFVMEVVSPGSRRRDMVIKLNKYMNAGVREYWIADPCEERVIVYDFSGEDFPRYYTFDDSVPVMISGGELCVDFHRIKEKKDRFFPSE, encoded by the coding sequence ATGTTAAAGATTCAGGAACTGAAGGCGCTGAAACGCGAGAAGGGTTATACGAATGAAATGCTTGCGGAGCTTTCGGGTGTTCCGCTGGGTACTGTTCAGAAGGTGCTGGGCGGAACAACCAAAGCCCCGCGCCGGGAAACACTGATGAAGCTGGAACACGCGCTGACATCGGCCGGTTCCGCTTTGCTCCGGGAGAGTCCTTTTGCATATGACGCCGGGGCAGAAGGGAAACAGGGAAACTATACATTAGAGGATTATTATAATATGCCGGATGAACGTCGGGTCGAGCTTATTGATGGAGTGATTTACGATATGACGGCGCCGTCAACAGTTCATCAGTTCGTTACAGGAGCGGTTTTTAATCAGATATTCAATGTGTTCATGGAGCATGACGGAAACTGTCTTCCGATTCTTTCACCGATTGATGTGCAGCTCGACGGTGATGAACAGACGGATGAACGGGAAATGAGGAAACAGACGGTTGTACAGCCGGATCTGATTATACTCTGCGACCCGCGGAAAAACGCAGGCGGGAGGATCTGCGGAGCACCGGATTTCGTCATGGAGGTCGTTTCTCCCGGGAGTCGCCGAAGGGACATGGTGATTAAACTGAATAAATATATGAATGCCGGCGTCAGAGAATACTGGATAGCCGACCCGTGTGAGGAACGTGTTATCGTGTATGATTTCAGCGGAGAGGATTTTCCGCGTTACTACACCTTTGACGATTCGGTTCCCGTGATGATTTCGGGAGGAGAGCTTTGCGTTGATTTTCATCGAATAAAGGAGAAAAAGGACCGTTTCTTCCCTTCTGAATAA